One part of the Methylobacterium terrae genome encodes these proteins:
- a CDS encoding HugZ family protein: MVEKSLAEAGGKQAAPLPAAEAPFDAIGLAKELLRTIRSGALATLERDGAAPFASLVTVATDLDGTPLLLLSRLSAHTLNLEADPRCSILLARGGKGDPLAHPRLTVTGIAERSDEARVRARFLARHPKAALYADFPDFAFFRLAVRAGHLNGGFARAATLTGPELLTDLSGLEALAESEAGAVAHMNEDHADAVALYATRLAGEEPGPWRLTGFDPEGLDLMAGERTARVAFPERLADPASLRPALVAMAAKARAVPDSRAIPRS; encoded by the coding sequence ATGGTCGAGAAGAGCCTGGCCGAGGCAGGCGGGAAGCAGGCCGCGCCCCTGCCGGCCGCCGAGGCGCCGTTCGACGCGATCGGCCTCGCCAAGGAGCTCCTGCGCACGATCCGCTCGGGGGCGCTCGCGACCCTGGAGCGGGACGGGGCTGCGCCCTTCGCCTCCCTCGTCACCGTGGCGACCGATCTCGACGGGACGCCCCTCCTGCTGCTCTCGCGCCTGTCGGCCCACACCCTCAACCTCGAGGCCGATCCGCGCTGCTCGATCCTCCTCGCTCGAGGCGGCAAGGGCGATCCGCTCGCCCATCCGCGCCTGACCGTGACGGGGATTGCGGAGCGCAGCGACGAGGCGCGGGTGCGGGCGCGCTTCCTCGCCCGCCACCCGAAGGCCGCGCTCTACGCCGACTTCCCCGACTTCGCGTTCTTCAGGCTCGCGGTCCGGGCCGGGCACCTCAACGGCGGGTTCGCCCGCGCCGCGACGCTGACGGGGCCGGAACTCCTCACCGACCTCTCCGGGCTCGAGGCGCTCGCCGAATCCGAGGCCGGCGCCGTCGCCCACATGAACGAGGACCACGCGGACGCGGTCGCCCTCTACGCGACGCGGCTCGCCGGCGAGGAGCCCGGGCCCTGGCGCCTCACCGGGTTCGATCCCGAAGGGCTCGACCTCATGGCGGGCGAGCGCACCGCGCGGGTCGCGTTCCCGGAGCGCCTGGCCGATCCCGCTTCCCTGCGCCCGGCCC
- a CDS encoding response regulator transcription factor — MPTIALVDDDRNILTSVSIALETEGYRIQTYTDGASALDGLKHSPPDLAIFDIKMPRMDGMELLRRLRQKSDLPVIFLTSKDEEIDELFGLKMGADDFIRKPFSQRLLVERVKAVLRRFAAKEAGPGASAREAEAAAARSLERGQLMMDPERHTCTWKGEPVTLTVTEFLILQALAQRPGVVKSRNALMDAAYDDQVYVDDRTIDSHIKRLRKKFKVTDNSFDMIETLYGVGYRFKEM; from the coding sequence ATGCCGACCATCGCCCTCGTCGATGACGACCGCAACATCCTGACCTCCGTGTCGATCGCCCTGGAGACCGAGGGGTACAGGATCCAGACCTACACCGACGGCGCGTCCGCCCTCGACGGCCTGAAGCACTCGCCGCCCGACCTCGCGATCTTCGACATCAAGATGCCGCGCATGGACGGGATGGAGCTGCTGCGCCGCCTGCGTCAGAAATCCGACCTGCCGGTGATCTTCCTCACCTCGAAGGACGAGGAGATCGACGAGCTGTTCGGCCTCAAGATGGGCGCCGACGACTTCATCCGGAAGCCGTTCTCGCAGCGCCTCCTGGTCGAGCGGGTGAAGGCGGTCCTGCGCCGCTTCGCCGCCAAGGAGGCCGGGCCCGGCGCCTCGGCCCGGGAGGCGGAGGCCGCCGCCGCCCGCTCGCTCGAGCGCGGCCAGCTGATGATGGACCCCGAGCGCCACACCTGCACCTGGAAGGGCGAGCCGGTGACGCTGACGGTGACCGAATTCCTGATCCTGCAGGCGCTCGCCCAGCGCCCCGGCGTCGTGAAGAGCCGCAACGCCCTGATGGACGCCGCCTACGACGACCAGGTCTACGTCGACGACCGGACCATCGACAGCCACATCAAGCGCCTGCGCAAGAAGTTCAAGGTCACCGACAACAGCTTCGACATGATCGAGACGCTGTACGGCGTCGGCTACCGCTTCAAGGAAATGTGA